The stretch of DNA AGAAAATCGGCCGACCTCCATTATTCAACGTTTGATCAAGCCTGAAGAAATCGCTAATTTCGTCACCTTCTTAAGCAGTCCGCTGTCCTCGGCAATCAACGGCGCAGCTTTGCGGATTGACGGAGGATTGGTGAGAAGTGTTTTTTAGATTCTATTAATCCCCATAAAATAGACACATATGAGAGAATATCATAATAACTATAAACTAAATCACATCCCTACTAGAAATTTCACTTTTATAATATGACTAATCATATATTATAGAGGAGTGGGATTAATGGGAAAATATGTAAAGGTTAAAAAGGATTCTTGTATTGCTTGCGGAAGCTGCGGTGCTTCGGCTCCTGATATTTTTGATTTCGACGATGACGGTTTGGCGGAAGTGATTTACGAGGGAGACAACAACCGCGGTGTGACGCTGATTGCAGCTGATTTGCAGGAAGATCTGCAGGATGCCATCGACAGCTGTCCGACAAGCTGTATCAAGACTTCGGCTAATGCTTTTGCATAAGCTGCTGGAAACTGTACGTTAACGCTTAATCCTCCTCCGGTTGTTTGTTCATTTTGGACAGAGCAACCGGGGAGGATTTTTAATTTGGGGCACACTCGATTCAACATCCACTCCGGCAGCAACTCTTCATTTTTATATACTTTTCGATAATATACTGCATTCTGAAAACCTTTCATTTTATCTGTGAAAACGATTTATGTCAGCAATGAGTGATCTTATTTGACATCAATGCTGACAAAGTTCTTAAAAAACTCATACATAGCGGCATACCTAATTGACCTCTTTCTTTTATTGGAAGTATGATTGTTAAAAATTAGAGGAACTATACTCCAACTAGTTATCTAATGCAGCGTGTGATGGAAGTGAGTTTCTTTACGAAGGGAGAGAAGCGATTGTGTCGGAATCGGCTTTGTTGAAACATCCTTGCTACAATGAAGAAGCGCATCACCATTTTGCGCGTATGCATGTAGCCGTAGCGCCTAAGTGTAATATACGATGCAACTACTGTAATCCCAAATTCGATTGTGTCAACGAGAGCCGCCCAGGTGTCGTCAGTGAGGTGCTTTCGCCGGAAGAAGCCAGCGACCGGGTTTCCCGTACAATGGCGCAGCTGCCCAATTTATCGGTGGTTGGAATCGCCGGACCCGGTGACCCGCTGGCAAATGCCGAGGCAACTTTCCGCACCTTTCGCAACCTGGCGTCGCTTGATCCCGATCTTCACCTGTGCTTGAGCACGAACGGACTTATGCTGCCTGATTATGTGGAGGAGATAAAAGAACTGGGTATCCGGCATGTGACGGTTACGATGAATGCGATTGATCCGAAGATTGGGGCTCGCATTTATTCGAACATTTTCTATCAAGGGGAAGTCTACCGCGATGAGGCAGCAGCCGCACTGCTGATCGAAAGGCAGCTTCTTGGGATCGAAATGCTTGCAAAGGCCGGGGTGCTGTGCAAGGTCAACTCCGTGCATATCCCGGAAGTCAATGGAGAACATTTGCGGGAAGTAACCCGTAAGGTCAAGGAGCTTGGAGCCTTCAGCCACAATATTATGCCGCTGATTTTGTCCCCCGGGAGTTTCTTTGAGAAGAAAGGCTTCCGCGTTCCGACAAATGAGGAATCGATTGAGGTGCAGCGCGCCTCCGCGG from Paenibacillus sophorae encodes:
- the nifB gene encoding nitrogenase cofactor biosynthesis protein NifB; the protein is MSESALLKHPCYNEEAHHHFARMHVAVAPKCNIRCNYCNPKFDCVNESRPGVVSEVLSPEEASDRVSRTMAQLPNLSVVGIAGPGDPLANAEATFRTFRNLASLDPDLHLCLSTNGLMLPDYVEEIKELGIRHVTVTMNAIDPKIGARIYSNIFYQGEVYRDEAAAALLIERQLLGIEMLAKAGVLCKVNSVHIPEVNGEHLREVTRKVKELGAFSHNIMPLILSPGSFFEKKGFRVPTNEESIEVQRASAEIMPVMRHCRQCRADAVGMLGGDLSQTPEMMPAERYFDKSARDEIQQQLLSRMKQRHDEPKGDWGGAVRVAVATRGSGEINQHFGHAKEFLVYEVNGLGESRLIGVRKVQAYCNGTAECGEDGDGGARVFSETVQMLKDCALLLCSGIGKAPASKLQYAGIMPIVCKGEIDTQLKKNVKYLNYFAQ
- a CDS encoding ferredoxin — its product is MGKYVKVKKDSCIACGSCGASAPDIFDFDDDGLAEVIYEGDNNRGVTLIAADLQEDLQDAIDSCPTSCIKTSANAFA